From the genome of Rhododendron vialii isolate Sample 1 chromosome 10a, ASM3025357v1:
TAGTAACATATTAATGCTGCCTAtggtcaaacaaaaaaaaatccaacacgAGCAAATTAAACACAAGAGGGTTCTCTATCCTGAAACTTTTATATATGCCCCTCAACCTAACTTCCCACGTGTTAATGGTGAAACACTTGCCGATAGGATTGATAAACGAACCAAGTTATTTGAGTTTGTATGTGCCGCTCAAAACTCGTTAAAAAACAATTTGTTACAAAAGCAAATGAAGCTtgagtatatattttttaatctcgTTAAACGTTCCAATCAAGCTCGGGTTAGTTACTATTCAATTTGTCCAACTTTAAGATGTAAAACCCAGAAATACAAACTACTCGAAATCAGCTCGTATCGACTtgattaaaaatttattcaagATAAACTTGTCTCATAAACAAATTAAtgtgaaacatattttttaagcTCTTCAATTTTTAACACAAGTTTGAACAATCAACTCTTCGGCTTGTTCGGGCAGTTAAGTTGATCAAAAGTTGAGATTCAAACTAGAAGGATGGACCTTGTATATTGTTCAACGAGAATTTCATTTCATTGCAAAGTTGAAATCCGGCTGAAAAATTTTACAGAGTACACGGAACACCCAAACACACGGAGGGGAAATGGATCACTAAAATCCGAAAAAACCAAGAATAAAGCACTAAACCATATCTTCTAGGACTGAATCCTCCATATATTACAGTACTCATATATAATCATAAGCACAACAGCTGAATCTTGAGCTTAGGAAGCAACGACACTACGCCTACTTTAATGCCCGCTTTGTTGGGAATGAGTCGGAACAATAACAAGAATATTTCTACTTTAATCAATCTCAGGAGAGATATATGTTTCGCTAAAATACCGAAAGCGGGAGCACAATCACCGTCGAGTCAACAAAAGTTGACTAGAGGACGTtgtatatatatggaaaacACAATATAAGCACACCGCAAACACGTTTGAAGCAAGATTCTGAAATACTGTAGtaatcaagaacaaaaaaaaaaaaaaaaaatgaatggcaTATGTATAAGTACTggagaatttatttatttatagtaCTGAAAGAATAAATGAATCCTGTTAGCTAGTATCCATGATGATAGAAATGTACAATCTCCAAACTAATCAATTAATTAAGCCATCATATTCCTAAactcatcaaaattcaaaaccccaTCCCCATTCAAATCAAACTGAGAAATCATAACCTCACACTCCCCCACACTCTTCTTCTCCCCAAGCCTGCTCAGCATCCGCTTCAAACTCCTGGGCGTAATACTACTACTCCCGGTACTACCCTTACACTCATCGTCCATTTCTTCGTACATCTTGAACGCCTCCTTCAAGTCCTTtaccttctcctcctcctccgtccCTTCCACCAGCCTGATGAAGTCCTCCAGCCCCAGCAGACCGTCGCCGTCCGAATCCATCAGCAGCACCACCGCCTCCGCCTCCGACTCGGATATCTCTCCGCCTATCGTCCCCAGGCAGAGGCGCAGCTCCGCCGGCGAGATCTTCCCGTCCTTGTTCTCGTCGAAGTGGCTGAACACTCTCTCGTAttgcttctttttgttttcgtcCATTCACAGTCTGATGCCTTCTAACAGAAGTACTTCGTAAAACTTCGATTATACGTATACAGTTAACGTGCACGTAGTCTGGTTAGAACACTcgagtttaaaagaaaagatgaaTATATGCTTAGAgatgtctagagagagagaagaatagaTATGAAGATTATCGATTTGCTGGATAATTGGATAGGAGGTGTTGTTCAAGTGTGTGAGTATATGTAGTCTACAAAGCGTGTTTTGATTCAGTGGGTTGACCGAATACATGGGGCTGTTTGTTTAGAAAAGGACAGGATGGAGAGCATTTTGGTAAAGCTCTATGGCGTAAGCGCTTAGTTTGGTCTTGATGGGTGCGTAAGTGGTGACTGGTCAAAGTGGAGATGAAAAGGAATCAACGGAGAAGAGGGGGTTTGGACATAAATGGTCATGactcttcttttgtttcttttttcttttggcgtCTGAGTCAGTTTACGTGAGTCCTAATTAATTTCATCACCGGTCTCGCCAAAGCAAATGCATTCACGCCGGAATTAGAGAATTTATGAGATTTTACTTTTCTCTCAGAATGACCCAAAAAATCAAGCTCTAATCACTTGTATAGggagggagcaaacccaccaaccaaccaGATTACGGCCTGGGTTGACTATTTTTTCTGTTGATAAGAGAAGGGGGAGCAAATTTCAATTGAGGTACGCGGATTCTAGAAAATGATGACGAAGACGAAGGCGACCGGAAACTTACATCATCGATTGGGAACGGTTAACCGCCGTATTATATGTACCCACTGAAAACATTTTGGGAAGGTGTAGTGTACATACCCACCGAATgggaaattttttccttttctgtctAGTATTTTATGGATTGTGGATAGGAGCACCACGTGTGTCTTAGTTTAGAGTTTTCTTTTTCCACTTCATTGCATGCCGTTGCCCTATTGTGATAAGTTCTCGTTCCACTAGGCTTttcgggattttttttttttgtcctcgtttaaattttttttttttgcgtttattaattttgcgcctaattttttggaatgattgattcgtcttgtcaagatgaattaaaaaagtaaaaaattatgacttttacaaaaacatttttgaaaatatccaagataaagctcAAAAAATCGATTTTTGCAACTTTTCCTTAGATATTTCTGAaatatatttgggtaaaaataattttttttttttttacattttcgatttctctcttcgagacaaatcaataatccacaaaatttaagcgcaaaattaacaaagacaaaaaaaaaatttaaataaggactaAATAggaaaaagctcaaaaaatatatttaaataagGACTAAATAggaaaagctcaaaaaaaaaaccttagtgCAGCAAGGCCTAAGCAAGAGGAAATGAATCAATGCCATGGGATGAAAAATGCTAAATATATACCATTACTAGCTAAATACTAGCAAATTGTTCCTTAGTCATATAGATGTTACATGGgcttaaaaaacaagaaattccGTGGAAGATTTAGAAGATCACAAAATTTACATGCAATCTCGTTATCTCGGTGTTACCACTCTTTTATACAACAAAATCCAATGCCAAGCTAATCTACATATCCACATTAATTTTTATCACCATACTGAATAGATTTTGCATTGCAGTGCAAATGCAATAACTTCATTCTTGCCTTTAATTAATATTTGTAAATGTCAAAAATGTACTAGATCCCAACATAATTTATTGCGAAGCTAATAGAACCAGCATCCCGTTTAGTGCTTTTAAAACTCGTGCATCTATAGGATTGAAGATACCATTGTTTTTGGAGTTGTGTAATCAAAGTGCACCTTAGCTTTTGTTATAGATGATGGATGGTAGACGACTGGATCACAGAAGCCCGTCTAGCTCAGTTGGTAGAGCGCAAGGCTCTTAACCTTGTGGTCgtgggttcgagccccacggtgggcgtttgttgttttctttttcccccgCCCTGCAGACTGCAGTTTGCTGGGCTTGTTCCTTCTACCTCAAGCCCAACAAGGGGTGCTTCAAGCCTATGCTTGCTTCTGGTCTGCCAATGTACTTTTTTTGCAAACTGgtctcctttctttctctttctctttctctttctcttttttttttttttttttttttacggcaaaaaaagttttcattAATCGTAAAGATGCAAAGATGGAAACAGCACAATAGAAAAAACGAATGCATTGAGAGAGCTTCGAAGAGTATTATATACTCTCCTAGTGCTGCAACTTGCATAACTAAACATACTCCTCAACCCCTCgagttttttaataaaaaagttGATAAGATGCCAACTAAACACCTAATACTTGAACTCCGCAAAAAATATGAGGTTAcaagtttattgaaaaaaaagatgTGTATTAGGTTATGTATGAGGGGAAAAAACTACGGAAATGAATGGACCATTATTGATCGTATTTTACAATATGCACATGAGTATACGTACAGCTACAATACACAAAATTCGAGCGGACAAGAACGCGGACGGCCCCAGCTGATGTTCCTATTTTGCTATAAAAAAGGAAGCTACCAATtggtgaaaaaagaaaaaaagaacgcCGGCGGCCGGCATGCGTTTTCTTGACGTTTGCTCACGCGTAATATATACAAAGCACACAGCCCCTACTCCTATGAGAAAGCAAGTATTCAATGAACCCAACCACACAATAATATCCTAACATAAATTACATAATTCGTGTACGGATGTGTGAACGTGAACAAGAGCGCGATTGTGGAAGTGTATTTGAAATACGATCCAAACAACTAAAAATTCGCTTGAGAGCAAAAATTAAGAACGGAAGCACATAACATTTAAAAAGATTATGAGACTAAAATCCTAACCCGAGTCTACATCCCATAATACGCGGGTGTGAGCTTGAGTatgactttaaaaaaaaaaaattgaattattgaAATTTGCAATAACACAAATTAGAAGCACAAAAACTGCGAAAAATCGAAAAGGTTTAAGACAAGGAGATTCATTATCCGATCATCAAAAGAGGAGAAGCTAGTAGCCTAGTAGTATTTTCTCAGAATTCAAGTGAGAAAGTCTAATATTTCAAGCAGCAGTGTCGTGCGGTTAATCCAACAATTTATCTTGACAATCGATGGTTTAGATCTTAATCTGAACAACAGACGATTCAGATATTTGTACACTTAAATTAGATCCAAACTATCTGTGTTAATATGAACAATCAAACCGACCGCTCAGCCCTACTTGCCAGCCTCTTCCATTCCAAAAAAACAGGAAATGCTACATGTGGATCCGCATATTTCAACGTCCGAAATTTACTTCCCTCCCATAAAACTTGTCAACGATCATTTTTACGAAACAGTAAAGCTACAGTCCCGACCGGGGAATCctgatcggaatcccgacgcctcgttgggcccactccggccatcggatggctgatccgagccattcaaaaattataaaataaaaaatccgaGTGGGCTTACGCGAGAATTAATGGCATCCAACATGtttaggtggccgatccaaacactccattttttgtgtatatatacacacaaaaaatagagtgtttggatcgacCACCTAAACAAGTCGGATGCAGTTGATTCTTGGGTGGGgcccactcggattttttttttagaatttttggacggctcggatcagccgtccggtggctgaaGTAGGCCCGGCAGGActtcgggattccgatcgggaaaaTGGGTCGGGAAGTGTAGACTTTCTGGTTACGAAAGGACCACTGTGCGAGTGGGCCCTATGGTTACTCCCAGAAATTTTACAGCCACTCCCATGCATCCACCTGGCATTCTTCCATCTGGATCATGGCATTACCGTAATTACAGAACCAGATAGTGTCATTTCCAGCATATTCTTCTCCCTTAAACCTCAAACCCCTCATTCCATTCAAACcccctttttcttctctctctagacctccGCCGCTCTCGCACTAAACccccattttctctctcaccCTCGCAACCCCGCCATGGCCGCACTCTGCCGCTCGAGACTAGCGGCGCACCCGAGGTGGCTGAGGACGTTCACCTCGATTAGAGGTTACGGATCATCTGCGGCGGCGGCTCAGGTCCAGTACGACTACGActacgacgacgacgaggagtTCGAGAGCGACGCGTGGCGTAATCGGGACCGTACGATTGGCGAGACGGATGGATCGGCGACGGGGAGGGGAGTGCAGTGGGTGATAATGGGGGACCCACTGGCGATGAAGCACGTGTACGCCGAGAGGCTGTCGAAGCTCCTCCACGTGCCTCACATTTCCATGGGCACTCTCGTTCGTCAAGAGCTCcaccctctctcctctctctacaAACAGGTTTGATCCTTTCCTTGCTCTGTTTGGTGTTTTTATGtcgttttttttaattttttttatatttcatgAGAATACAATTCCTCTGGATTCATCTTTTCTGTTCGTAGTGTGTCTTGTTGTAGAACTTAATAGCAATTTTAGCGAGCATGAATATATGATACTTTTGGGTCGTTAAAGTCTCATGAAGGAGCTCGAGCTCTACTCAAGCTTAGGccagtcaaattttttttgtgatcgaGCTCGAGGATgctaaaaacttaaaaaacaaaCCCGAACATTTTAAAAACTCGGCTCTGCTTGGCTCGTTTGCCATTGACAGTTTGGGGTTGTATCAATTCAAAGTGTCTACTTACCCCCAAAACAAAACTAAGTGAACACTTGAATTATTTAAGGATAACTATGAATTGTCATGATTTTGGAGTGAATTCGAGCTTATGGTCTGGTGGGTGAAAACATAGACCATGTAATCGAAAGTTTAATATGTTCATATTTTCTAGCGCATGAAGTTTTAAGTCCAAATAAAGCAAACCATTTGTCCAACAACTCAAATACCTAGCATaaggttttcaaaaaaataaaaaagggtgGGGATTGGTTGGGTGTACACAGACTTACCCTGCAAGGGGCTGTTTTTGTGACTTAAAGAACCATTTGTAATGTTCATTTATCCTTTTAGGAATGTGTATTGAATGTTGAGGTATGTGTATTagtgtatatgtatgtacatTGTTCAAGAATACTTGTTTTTTTTCACAGTCCACTGTGTGCTTCAGTTATGGTGTGGCTACAGTTTTGAGCTTGTCTGTTTCTTTACTGTTTCACTTTCTGTCAATTTATGACTTGATTACTGTTTGGAGTTTAGATTGCGAATGCTGTGAACCAAGGGAAGCTTGTTCCAGAAGATATCATTTTTGGTCTGTTGTCAAAGAGGTTGGAAGAAGGTTACTCCAGGGGGGAAACCGGGTTTATTCTAGATGGAATTCCTCGCACGAGGATCCAAGCTGTAAGTGAAAAGTTATTCTTGAAGCATTTACGCTTTCGTTGGAAGATGAACTTACCCTTCACTTAGTAGTCGCCACATGCTACGCAACCAAATATTATATGCTTTCTCTAAGTAATGTGAGCCATGCCTTGATCCTCGCAAATAAAATGGGTAACGAGTTGAAGGAAGTACTCCTGTTCCACCAAGCCTTAGTTTATGTTTAGTTTCTATCATAGCTGTGGTCGATAAGAAATACTGAGGCTTTACAGGTTGGATTGTTGACATGATGCAGGAGATCCTTGACCAAATTGCTGATATTGATTTAGTTGTTAATTTCAAATGCACGGAAGATTGCTTGTTGAATCAGCATATGAGAACTGGAATTTATTCTCCAGGAAAAGAATTTCTCAGCATGAGCAAGTCGGGGTATCCAAGTTCTTCAAGTTCTGACGCAGAAGGTGCCTGGAAAGATAAACTCAGTATGCGTGCTGAGCAGGTACAAACTTCATATTGCTATTGGATCAGAAACAAATATGCAAATTCACGCAGAATTGAGATGGTTCCTACGGATTGCAATTTTCAAGAGTATTTGTAGTGGCTCTATTTTGTTCCATGTCTAAAAATTTCCCTTATTTTATCACCTGTCCCTTGTTGTATTGGGTTTCCTTTCCAAAGATTCCTTTCATTGTTGTGGACCTTGTGGTTGGGAGTAGTATTAGTAAAAAACAGCTAGTTTTGATCTTTGATAGCAAGTTTTGGGAGTTTTTCAATATAGATCTCCTGTTATTTTATCTTATTCATGttgatttttccaaaactacCACTTAGGCATGAAGATTGTGGTTTTTTGGGCATACTTCTACACTTGTTTGTATCCGATACTTTACTTTGTATGAGCCTTGTGGTTACTTTCGAAATAAAATTGCATCCTTAAATCTCTAAAACCACATTGCTTCACCTGTCATGCTTTGTGTctcatctaatttttcaattcTAATCCGTGCTTACGAAGATTTTGAGTTAGTACCTTGGCAGTTTGAGTTATAGAACTTTGTGAAACACATATTCTCTGACAGCGttccttttgttgtttttttttatccagagCAAGCCATTAGAAGATTATTATCGGCAACAAAAGAAGCTCCTCGACTTTCAAGCGGCCGGTGCACCTGGAGAAACCTGGCAAGGTCTCTTGGCAGCATTACATCTTCAGCATATGAATGCCATCTCTTCTTCGCAGAAGCTGACTGCATGATTTCACACTATGATTTCTCAACTAGCTCCATTCTTATTCATCTTGTGGTATAATACATCATAATTGTGAGTGTAGCGTAGTTAGCTGGAGTTTTCCACAGTGAATAGCTCCTGCTTATTTTTGAGGACTTGAGGtttttttctttcgtttttgttttccaaGTGCAATGTGTTTTTGTATCTGTTTTGTATCGTGGTTTCAGCAAGAAGCTGAACTGGAGAGAAGAATATTCTTGGCATTGTTCCGAGCGTTATATATGTCCGTTAAAACAATTGATCGAAATCTCGTGTAGCTTACAGTTTGTGTTCATTCTCTGAAAACCAAATTGTAGCTCAGCAATCAACATGTTTCTCAAATTTTTCGCCAGCCTAAAGGAGTTTGTGAGAAGAAAACGGGTTGCAAAGATCATTTTCCAACCTCTTCAAAACAAcagtttttgtcaaaaaaaaaaaaaaaaagagttttatatttaggctctgtttgtttcgaagtaaattatttttctgtgtaaaatgttttacacgTAAAATGATTTCagtgaaaaaagaaattttcgTTTCTATTTTACGGTATTTAGTTggtaattgaaaaaaattcttggCAATAAAATGTTTCTCCAGTGTCCAATAGCTACCAAGTTACCgtttccactctctctctctctctctctctctctctctctctctctcaattgacAAAGCATTCAGATTTCACCAATTCCTACCTCAGTTCTGCTATTCATTTCAAGTTTGGACTGGAGACCCAAATGAGTCGAAATCCTTTTAACGATtcttttaaagaaagaaagctGTACATAGAAGGAATTTATTCTCCGGAAAAAGAATTTCTCTGCATGAGCAAGTCGGGGTATCCAAGTTCTGATGCAGAAGGTGCCTGGAAAGATAAACTCAGTATGCATGCTGAGCAGGTACACACTTCATATTGCTATTGAATCACAAACAAGTACTCAAACTCGTGCAGAACAAAGATGGTTCCTACTGATTGCACTTTTTTTGAGTATTCGTAGTGGCTCTATTTGGTTCCATGTTTCAATGTATTGGGTTTCCATTTCCAAAAATTTCCTTTCATTGTCGTGGACCTTGTGGTTGGGAGCTAGTTTTGATCTTTGATAGCAAGTTTGGGGAgtttttcaatataaatctcCTGTTATTTTATCTTATTCATGTTGATTTTTCCCAAACGACTTCCTAGGCATGAAGATTGTGGTTTTTTGGGCATACTTCTACACTTGTTTGTATCCAATGCTTTACTCTGTATGAGTCTTGTGGTTACTTTCGAAAGAGAATTTCATCCTTAAGTCTCTGAAACAAAAATGCTTCACCTGACATGCTTTGTGTCTCatctaattttttaattctaatCCTTGCTTACGAAGATTTTGAGTTATAGTACCTTGGCAGTTTGAGTTATAGAACTGTATGAGACACATATTCTCTAACAGCGTTCCTTCTGTTGTTTTTTCTCTCGAGCAAGCCATTAGAAGATTATTATCGGCAACAAAAGAAGCTCCTCAACTTTCAAGTGGCCGGTGCACCTGGAGAAACCTGGCAAGGTCTCTTGGCAGCATTACATCTTCAGCATATGAATGCCATCTCTTCTTCGCAGAAACTGACTGCATGATTTCACACTATGATTTCTCGACTAGCTCCGTTCTTATACATCTTATAGTATAATATATCATCATTGTGAGTGTAGCGTAGTTAGCTGGAGTTTTCCACGGCTCCTGCTTATTTTTTAGggggaaaatttcttttatatcccttcgactttaagcgaaaattcattttggtcttTCATATTTCAATTTGGACAGTTATAtactttcattttcaatttggtTTCAATGTCAACCCTTAGTTGGATGGCTTAGGATTTTTAACGGCAATTGGTCATATGCCCAGCACGTGACCCTTTTTTAGGGGTACAATCGTTCATTcccctattctctctctctctgtctctctcagtATTATATATACATTGCAAAGTCTGCAAACCCTAACAGCCTCTCTCCTGTTACCCCTAGACTCGTCGCACTCCCACGACCTCTCCCTAAATTCGTCACACTCCAGCGACCTCTCCCCCACACTCGCCTATCTCCGCTTACCTTCCTAGATCAACGTTTGACCTCCAACAGCCCTCGCCGCACCTCATACCCACTCACCGGAGCTCCATTTGCATCCGTTGATCATCATCCGACATTCGCCGACCCTCCGATGATCATTTTACAGCCTCGCTGGACCTTTGTTCACTCCGGCGACCCACAAATCTGCTTAGGTTGGTGTTCAAATCTCCCGATCTACAAGACCCAGCAAGTTTCGACACTCACCAGTGTGATTTCTACCACCTCCAACCTTTGCCATCAGTTGCCAAAGGGATATCTGTTAATCTTTcttgtcaaaaatattttggagaaCAGAATGCAGAGTTCGGATAAAATCAGGCATGTGGGTGTGGATTAATTTGGTGAATATTTTAATTCCATCATGGAGGAGTTAGGcaagtggtttggattaattcgaccaaaggaaaaaaaaaaaaaaacactcgcATACTGGTGGCTCTTGCGCAGTGGTGGTAATTAATGATTATGTGGCAAGGGTCAGAGAAGAGGTGGAATTGGGCGATTTTAGATAAGTGAGAAACCCTAATCCAAAGCGGTGACGCGCCGGTTTTCGCGCTTTTGATTTGGGGCGGCAAGTCAGTGATTGTGAATCGTTGGCGAAAGTGAAACCCGGCGAGTCCGGAATAATTAGGTGAATAATTTAACTCCCATTTCTTTCttagagccgagagagagatagaggaggTGAATGGATGATTGTGCCCCTAAAAAAGGGTCATGTGCTGGACACACGACCATTTGCCGTTAAAAATCCTAATCCTAACACGCCATCCAAGTAAGGGTTGACATTGAAACCAAATCGAAAATGGAAGTATATAATTGTCCAAATTGAAACGTGAAGGTCCAAAATGAATTTTCGCTTAAAGTCGAAGGAATATAAAACAAATTTTCCCTTTATTAatacttgagttttttttttttcctttcgtttTCCAAGTGCAATGTGTTTTTGGCGATGTTTGTTTTGTATCTGTTTTGTATCGTGGTTTCAGCAAGAAGCTGAACTGGAGAGAAGAATATTCTTGGTATTTTCCTGAGCATTATATATGTCTTCTGTTGAAACAAGTGATAGAAATTACAGTTTGTGTTTATTCGCTGAAAACCCAATTGTAATTCAGCAATCAGCATGCTTCTCAAG
Proteins encoded in this window:
- the LOC131304300 gene encoding calcium-binding protein CML38-like; its protein translation is MDENKKKQYERVFSHFDENKDGKISPAELRLCLGTIGGEISESEAEAVVLLMDSDGDGLLGLEDFIRLVEGTEEEEKVKDLKEAFKMYEEMDDECKGSTGSSSITPRSLKRMLSRLGEKKSVGECEVMISQFDLNGDGVLNFDEFRNMMA
- the LOC131304295 gene encoding probable adenylate kinase 7, mitochondrial, translated to MAALCRSRLAAHPRWLRTFTSIRGYGSSAAAAQVQYDYDYDDDEEFESDAWRNRDRTIGETDGSATGRGVQWVIMGDPLAMKHVYAERLSKLLHVPHISMGTLVRQELHPLSSLYKQIANAVNQGKLVPEDIIFGLLSKRLEEGYSRGETGFILDGIPRTRIQAEILDQIADIDLVVNFKCTEDCLLNQHMRTGIYSPGKEFLSMSKSGYPSSSSSDAEGAWKDKLSMRAEQSKPLEDYYRQQKKLLDFQAAGAPGETWQGLLAALHLQHMNAISSSQKLTA